One part of the Desulfovibrio sp. genome encodes these proteins:
- the glp gene encoding gephyrin-like molybdotransferase Glp produces the protein MKPFLTLQSVESVLGHIGAFPLVEAEPATLDEAAGRFLAQDFYATEDLPGFDRSTVDGFALRARDLFGAQEANPALVECIADCRMGEVPDITLEEGQAARILTGGMLPQGADCVVMVEYSRPAGGNFIEVTRSQAPGDNIIFRDDDAAAGSLLLKAGHRLRPQDIGLLAAFGVVNVEVRRKPLVAVLSTGDEVVPASETPPPGKIRDVNAHSIAALCHEAGAQATRAGIVNDDAARLKTSIARLAETHDVVVVSGGSSAGMRDHTVEIFESLPQAQLLVHGVAISPGKPFILATASVNGRHICLVGLPGHVTSALVCARVFLTPLLEHLQGYAGSTKPPQVAAVLTRSVASAQGRRDYLRVKLHPLSCQPAGQPTTRPQTGNTLQPLYEAEPIMGASGLISGIAAADGLMVCPENREGYDAGDTVLVELFR, from the coding sequence GTGAAGCCTTTTTTAACACTGCAATCAGTTGAATCAGTACTTGGGCACATTGGGGCCTTCCCCCTTGTGGAGGCCGAACCCGCCACGCTGGACGAAGCAGCTGGGCGTTTTCTGGCGCAGGATTTTTACGCCACAGAAGACCTGCCCGGCTTTGACCGTTCAACAGTAGACGGTTTTGCCCTTCGCGCGCGCGATCTTTTTGGCGCGCAGGAGGCCAACCCCGCGCTAGTGGAGTGCATTGCCGACTGCCGTATGGGCGAAGTGCCAGACATCACGCTTGAAGAAGGTCAGGCGGCGCGCATCCTCACCGGAGGCATGCTGCCGCAGGGCGCGGACTGCGTGGTGATGGTTGAATACTCCCGCCCCGCCGGGGGCAATTTTATCGAGGTTACCCGCAGTCAGGCCCCGGGCGACAATATAATTTTTCGCGATGACGACGCTGCCGCCGGAAGCCTGCTTCTCAAGGCTGGTCACCGTTTGCGCCCGCAGGATATAGGACTGTTGGCGGCTTTTGGCGTTGTGAATGTAGAGGTGCGCCGCAAACCGCTGGTTGCCGTGCTCTCTACGGGCGACGAGGTTGTACCCGCATCAGAAACACCGCCGCCGGGCAAAATACGCGACGTCAACGCCCACAGCATTGCCGCCCTGTGCCACGAGGCCGGTGCCCAAGCCACTCGGGCCGGAATTGTCAATGATGACGCCGCCAGGCTCAAGACCTCCATTGCCCGGCTTGCAGAAACGCATGATGTGGTGGTGGTTTCAGGCGGTTCATCTGCTGGCATGCGCGACCACACCGTGGAAATATTCGAATCCCTCCCACAGGCCCAGCTGCTGGTACACGGGGTTGCCATCAGCCCCGGCAAGCCCTTCATTCTGGCAACAGCCAGTGTTAACGGGCGTCATATCTGCCTTGTGGGCTTGCCCGGCCACGTTACCAGCGCCCTTGTCTGCGCCCGCGTTTTTCTCACGCCACTGCTGGAACACCTTCAGGGTTATGCCGGTTCTACAAAGCCTCCACAGGTTGCTGCAGTGCTCACACGCTCGGTTGCTTCCGCCCAGGGCAGGCGCGACTATCTGCGCGTGAAGCTGCACCCCCTGTCTTGTCAGCCAGCGGGCCAGCCCACCACCAGACCACAAACGGGCAACACCCTTCAGCCGTTGTACGAGGCAGAGCCCATCATGGGCGCATCGGGTCTTATTTCAGGCATTGCAGCGGCAGACGGGCTTATGGTCTGCCCTGAAAACCGCGAGGGCTATGACGCTGGCGATACGGTTCTGGTGGAACTTTTTCGCTAA
- a CDS encoding molybdopterin biosynthesis protein, translating to MKRNTYLTLLPPEEARANWFSCLDAKAFTLGEERIPLAQALRRVLSRPVAALRSSPAFHGAAMDGIAVHAEDTFNASVRTPLRLKIGEQAHWINTGHPLPVGCNAVVMMENINTEIRPDAHGETLWAVIEKAAFPWQHVRKMGEDMVATEIILPPGTCIGPYDLGALAAGGALEVPVFRRPRVSIIPSGSEIVPLVDARDEDLRAGRVLPEFNSLIFSAMISEAGGEAATLPVVPDEPEAIRTAIAGAITNADMVILNAGSSAGSHDFTAHVLEQMDTVVTHGISVMPGKPTVLAVVNGKPVVGVPGYPVSAGISMEEFVLPLLALWQKRAMSERQKITAVPCNPLPSRPGMEERLRVKLGCVGDTVVAVPLPRGAGTITSLSRADGIIRIPRDSEGCNAGEPVTVELLRPATALAGALLAIGSHDNTLDLLDSMLRKAHPQFRLTSAHVGSLGGLMALKRGQCHLAGSHLLDPATGAYNIKAIEDNLEEPTVLLRLVDREQGILTAPGNPLGINSIEDLARPEVRFINRQRGSGTRVLLDYRLSCLGIAPTGINGYRDEEYTHMNVAAAVLSGRVDAGLAVRAAANALGLPFMPIGVEEYDLVIPRRFFETEAVQALLEVIRSEAFRQTVEGMGGYGTQKTGQIIWEYPGK from the coding sequence GTGAAGCGTAACACATATCTTACCCTGCTACCCCCGGAAGAAGCCCGCGCCAACTGGTTTTCGTGCCTTGACGCCAAAGCCTTTACCCTTGGCGAAGAACGCATACCTCTGGCTCAGGCACTGCGCCGCGTGCTCAGCAGGCCTGTGGCGGCCCTGCGTTCTTCGCCCGCATTCCACGGCGCGGCAATGGACGGCATTGCCGTGCATGCAGAGGACACATTCAACGCTTCTGTCCGCACACCCTTGCGGCTCAAAATCGGCGAACAGGCCCACTGGATCAATACGGGGCACCCCCTGCCCGTGGGCTGCAATGCTGTGGTGATGATGGAAAACATCAACACGGAAATCAGGCCAGATGCGCACGGCGAAACGCTGTGGGCCGTCATCGAAAAGGCCGCTTTTCCCTGGCAGCATGTGCGCAAGATGGGCGAAGACATGGTGGCCACAGAAATCATACTGCCGCCCGGCACGTGCATCGGCCCCTACGACCTAGGGGCGCTGGCGGCTGGAGGCGCGCTTGAGGTGCCTGTTTTCCGGCGGCCCCGCGTTTCCATCATTCCCAGCGGTTCTGAAATTGTACCGCTTGTAGATGCGCGCGATGAAGACCTGCGTGCAGGCCGCGTGTTGCCCGAATTCAATTCCCTGATTTTTTCGGCCATGATTTCGGAGGCCGGAGGCGAAGCCGCCACCCTGCCCGTGGTTCCCGACGAGCCGGAGGCTATCCGCACCGCCATTGCCGGCGCTATCACAAACGCCGACATGGTTATTCTCAACGCCGGGTCTTCTGCGGGCAGCCACGACTTTACGGCTCATGTGCTGGAACAGATGGATACGGTCGTAACCCACGGCATTTCGGTCATGCCGGGCAAACCCACGGTGCTTGCGGTTGTGAACGGCAAGCCGGTTGTGGGCGTGCCGGGGTATCCCGTTTCTGCGGGCATATCCATGGAAGAGTTCGTTCTGCCCCTCCTGGCCCTGTGGCAAAAACGCGCCATGAGCGAACGGCAAAAAATCACGGCTGTGCCCTGCAATCCCCTGCCCTCGCGCCCTGGCATGGAGGAACGGCTGCGGGTCAAGCTGGGCTGCGTGGGTGATACGGTTGTGGCCGTGCCGCTACCGCGTGGCGCAGGAACCATCACCAGCCTCAGCCGGGCCGACGGCATTATCCGCATTCCGCGTGACAGCGAAGGCTGCAATGCCGGTGAACCGGTTACCGTCGAGCTGCTGCGCCCGGCTACGGCCCTTGCTGGCGCACTGCTGGCCATCGGCAGCCACGACAACACTCTGGACCTGCTCGACAGCATGCTGCGCAAGGCGCACCCCCAGTTTCGCCTTACCTCTGCCCATGTGGGCTCGCTGGGCGGGCTTATGGCACTCAAGCGCGGGCAGTGCCATCTGGCGGGCAGTCACCTGCTCGACCCCGCAACGGGCGCGTACAACATCAAGGCCATTGAAGATAATCTGGAAGAACCCACAGTGCTGCTGCGCCTTGTGGACAGGGAACAGGGCATTCTGACAGCGCCCGGCAACCCCCTTGGCATCAACAGTATCGAAGACCTCGCCAGACCAGAGGTACGCTTTATCAACCGCCAGCGCGGCAGTGGAACCCGCGTGCTGCTAGATTACCGCCTGAGCTGCCTTGGCATAGCGCCCACAGGCATCAACGGTTATCGCGACGAGGAATACACCCACATGAACGTTGCTGCGGCGGTGCTTTCTGGCCGTGTGGATGCCGGGCTTGCGGTGCGGGCCGCGGCCAATGCGCTGGGGCTGCCCTTTATGCCCATTGGTGTGGAGGAGTACGATCTGGTTATTCCCAGGCGCTTTTTTGAAACAGAGGCGGTTCAGGCACTGCTTGAAGTAATACGCAGCGAGGCCTTTCGCCAGACGGTGGAAGGCATGGGCGGTTACGGCACGCAAAAGACCGGGCAGATTATCTGGGAATACCCCGGAAAATAG
- a CDS encoding ThiF family adenylyltransferase, translating to MTKPDPHTLLRPYVRATYLTKTAAGQQQTLFVSLEGLRAWAGVLGLPLRDAMCDLLEHHIWPERFRRNFGMVAAGDLARRLQSRVLVLGCGGLGGHVAELLARAGVGGIRLVDNDTFDESNLNRQRFCSERVLGQPKVIVVRDALADIASHVETEALELVADSTNLSSLVSGMDVALDCLDSISAKTALEQAALAAGVAFVHGSVLRDEGFCYASSGPQARLEELYPFGQSARELEQARRESVGALAPASVACLMVKLALRAILQRTASSALYHLDLSVPELERFDWADND from the coding sequence ATGACAAAGCCTGATCCCCATACCCTTTTGCGCCCGTATGTGCGGGCAACCTACCTCACGAAAACCGCCGCCGGTCAACAGCAAACGCTGTTTGTGAGCCTTGAGGGGCTGCGGGCCTGGGCGGGAGTGCTGGGGCTTCCCTTGCGCGATGCCATGTGCGACCTGCTTGAGCATCATATCTGGCCCGAGCGCTTCAGGCGCAACTTCGGAATGGTTGCGGCGGGCGATCTGGCGCGTCGGCTGCAAAGCCGGGTGCTGGTGCTGGGTTGCGGCGGTCTGGGCGGCCATGTGGCCGAGCTGCTGGCCCGTGCTGGCGTGGGCGGCATACGCCTTGTGGACAACGATACTTTTGACGAGAGCAATCTCAACCGCCAGCGGTTTTGTTCTGAACGCGTGCTGGGGCAACCCAAGGTTATTGTGGTGCGCGATGCTTTGGCCGATATTGCCAGCCATGTGGAAACAGAAGCCCTTGAACTTGTTGCCGACAGCACCAATCTTTCCAGCCTTGTCTCGGGTATGGATGTAGCGCTGGACTGTCTGGACAGCATAAGCGCAAAAACCGCCCTTGAGCAGGCGGCCCTTGCTGCGGGCGTGGCCTTTGTGCACGGATCAGTGCTGCGCGATGAAGGCTTCTGCTACGCCAGCTCTGGCCCCCAGGCACGTCTGGAGGAACTCTATCCCTTTGGGCAGAGTGCCAGAGAGCTTGAGCAGGCGCGTCGTGAAAGTGTGGGAGCTCTGGCCCCGGCCTCTGTCGCCTGCCTTATGGTCAAGCTGGCCTTGCGGGCCATATTGCAGCGTACAGCCAGCAGTGCCCTGTACCACCTTGACCTATCCGTGCCAGAGCTGGAAAGGTTTGACTGGGCGGACAACGATTAG
- a CDS encoding MoaD/ThiS family protein: MKLTVKLSTTLRDHVKDYAPETGLQVEMPEGSTVAQLARHLGLPLQDIKIVMVNGRQHQVDDPMRDGDRIAYFPAVGGG; this comes from the coding sequence ATGAAACTGACCGTTAAACTGAGCACCACCCTGCGCGACCATGTTAAGGACTACGCACCGGAAACGGGCCTGCAGGTGGAAATGCCGGAAGGCAGCACTGTGGCCCAGTTGGCCCGGCATCTGGGCCTGCCGCTGCAAGACATCAAGATTGTCATGGTCAACGGACGCCAGCATCAGGTGGACGATCCCATGCGCGACGGTGACCGTATTGCCTATTTTCCGGCTGTCGGAGGAGGCTAG
- a CDS encoding aldehyde ferredoxin oxidoreductase C-terminal domain-containing protein produces the protein MFRFLRVNMATKTCVFEEIPQEYAGLGGRALTSTIVAREVPPTCTPIGPHNKLVFAPGLLGATNSPNANRISVGCKSPLTEGIKESNAGGQPGGHLARLGILAVIVEDMAKEGEWWQLEVSKDHAKLIPAEVAGLNNFEAVAKLVEKYGKDCSYITIGRGGEFKLTAASIACTDRELRPMRHAGRGGVGAVMGSKGLKAIIVNPEGGKTQPLADEKAFREASKRFATALSEHPITSKGLAEYGTAVLVNILHEAGGLPTANFTVGQFDKHEAVSGELLNQLTKERGGEGKVAHGCMSGCMIRCSGILPDKKGKFQSKWPEYETLWCFGPHSGIGDLDAISKYDYMCDDIGVDTIDVGVAVGVAMAGGAIPYGDAKAVLDVMNGISEGSALGRIIGCGAATTGRVFGVRRVPAVKGQSLPAYDPRAVKGQGVTYATSPMGADHTAGYAVTANILNCGGSVDPLKKEGQIELSRNLQVATASVDSVGLCLFTAFAILDVPDALPAIVDMLNAKFGWKLTGDDVVTLGQRILSTEIDFNRRAGITQAADVLPDFFTDEKLPPHNTTFDITHEELKTVFNWVEEKK, from the coding sequence ATGTTCCGTTTTTTGCGCGTCAATATGGCGACCAAGACCTGTGTTTTTGAAGAAATCCCTCAGGAATACGCTGGCCTTGGTGGCCGTGCGTTGACCTCTACCATTGTGGCCCGTGAGGTTCCGCCCACCTGTACCCCCATCGGCCCGCACAACAAGCTTGTTTTTGCTCCCGGCCTGCTGGGTGCCACCAACAGTCCCAACGCCAACCGTATTTCTGTGGGCTGCAAAAGCCCGCTTACCGAAGGCATCAAGGAATCCAACGCTGGCGGCCAGCCCGGCGGCCATCTGGCCCGTCTGGGCATCCTGGCTGTTATTGTGGAAGACATGGCCAAGGAAGGCGAATGGTGGCAGCTCGAAGTGAGCAAGGACCACGCCAAGCTGATTCCCGCTGAAGTGGCGGGCCTCAACAACTTTGAAGCCGTTGCCAAACTGGTGGAAAAGTACGGCAAGGATTGCAGCTACATCACCATTGGCCGAGGTGGCGAATTTAAGCTTACCGCAGCCTCCATTGCCTGCACCGACCGCGAGCTGCGCCCCATGCGTCATGCCGGTCGTGGCGGCGTGGGTGCTGTTATGGGTTCCAAGGGCCTCAAGGCCATCATTGTGAATCCCGAAGGCGGCAAAACTCAGCCTCTGGCCGACGAAAAGGCTTTTCGCGAGGCTTCCAAGCGTTTTGCCACTGCACTTTCCGAGCACCCGATCACCAGCAAGGGCCTTGCTGAATACGGCACGGCCGTGCTCGTCAACATTTTGCACGAGGCGGGCGGCCTGCCCACCGCCAACTTTACTGTTGGCCAGTTTGACAAGCACGAGGCCGTTTCGGGCGAGCTTCTGAACCAGCTCACCAAGGAACGCGGCGGCGAGGGCAAGGTTGCCCACGGCTGCATGAGCGGCTGCATGATCCGTTGCAGTGGTATTCTGCCCGACAAAAAGGGCAAGTTCCAGAGCAAGTGGCCCGAATACGAAACCCTGTGGTGCTTTGGTCCGCACTCTGGCATTGGCGATCTTGATGCCATCTCCAAGTACGATTACATGTGCGACGACATCGGCGTGGACACCATTGATGTGGGCGTTGCCGTGGGCGTTGCCATGGCTGGCGGTGCCATTCCTTACGGTGATGCCAAGGCTGTGCTTGATGTTATGAACGGCATCAGCGAGGGCTCTGCCCTGGGCCGCATCATCGGTTGCGGCGCGGCCACCACTGGCCGTGTGTTTGGCGTGCGGCGTGTGCCTGCCGTCAAGGGCCAGAGCCTGCCCGCGTACGATCCGCGCGCGGTCAAGGGCCAGGGCGTTACCTACGCTACCTCTCCCATGGGCGCCGACCACACTGCTGGCTACGCCGTTACGGCCAACATTCTCAACTGTGGCGGCTCGGTTGACCCACTCAAGAAGGAAGGCCAGATCGAGCTGTCGCGCAATCTTCAGGTGGCGACCGCCTCTGTGGATTCCGTGGGCCTGTGCCTGTTCACGGCCTTTGCCATCCTTGACGTGCCGGACGCCCTGCCCGCCATTGTGGACATGCTCAACGCCAAGTTTGGCTGGAAGCTCACCGGCGACGACGTGGTGACTCTGGGCCAGCGCATCCTCTCGACAGAAATCGACTTCAACCGCCGCGCGGGCATCACCCAGGCTGCGGACGTGCTGCCCGATTTCTTTACCGACGAAAAGCTGCCCCCGCACAACACTACCTTTGATATCACCCACGAAGAACTCAAGACGGTCTTCAACTGGGTTGAAGAAAAGAAGTAA
- a CDS encoding ABC transporter ATP-binding protein encodes MSMPLYEAHNLVQRYNGREALNVPHLVIGQGETVFLTGPNGCGKSTLLRLLAFLERPAAGVLHYAGGAEGRKEATLLLQDPYLLHMSVFNNVLLGLKFRGQSAGHAPDHVLGMRQTFERCMKAAGFDDPWNFADRGPRELSGGERQRVALASRLALHPKVLLLDEPTANVDAASARALAQAVKNCQTDGITVVCATHDPALLRAIDAREIRLGSAWDMDGPA; translated from the coding sequence ATGAGCATGCCTCTGTACGAAGCGCACAACCTCGTGCAGCGCTACAACGGGCGCGAGGCGCTGAACGTGCCGCACCTTGTCATAGGGCAGGGCGAAACCGTATTTCTCACCGGGCCCAACGGTTGCGGCAAATCAACCCTGCTGCGTTTGCTGGCCTTTCTTGAGCGCCCCGCAGCGGGTGTGCTGCATTATGCCGGTGGGGCAGAAGGGCGCAAGGAGGCAACCCTTCTTTTGCAGGATCCCTACCTGCTGCACATGAGTGTTTTCAACAACGTGCTGCTTGGGCTGAAGTTTCGCGGCCAGTCGGCAGGTCATGCGCCCGATCATGTGTTGGGCATGCGGCAAACCTTTGAACGCTGCATGAAGGCTGCTGGTTTTGACGACCCATGGAATTTTGCCGATCGCGGCCCGCGTGAACTTTCTGGCGGCGAGCGCCAGAGGGTTGCCCTGGCATCGCGCCTTGCCCTGCACCCAAAAGTGCTGCTGCTTGATGAACCAACGGCAAATGTGGATGCCGCAAGCGCCCGTGCCCTGGCACAGGCCGTAAAAAACTGTCAGACAGACGGTATAACCGTTGTCTGCGCCACACACGACCCCGCCCTTCTGCGTGCCATCGATGCCCGTGAAATCAGGCTTGGTTCAGCCTGGGATATGGACGGGCCTGCCTGA
- a CDS encoding ABC transporter permease, producing the protein MDYLVNGFSNALYLLTHMDAATLSAIYATVASTCYAMAAALLLGVPLGFLLGHCSFPGKRAVRLVSDTLLAFPTVLIGLLVYAFITARGPLGEYGLLFTLPGMAIGQAVLALPIVVSWTAQALEDLDPRCRETLLTLGANGRQLAMYSLWECRYAVGMVCVTAFGRVITEVGVAMMLGGNIRYATRTMTTAIALETSKGDFAQGIALGLVLLLMAFVVNLALAFFRRRGRA; encoded by the coding sequence ATGGATTATCTCGTCAACGGGTTCAGCAACGCCCTTTATCTGCTTACGCATATGGATGCAGCCACGCTTTCGGCCATTTATGCGACGGTTGCGTCCACCTGCTACGCCATGGCTGCAGCTCTGCTGCTGGGCGTGCCGTTGGGCTTTCTGCTCGGACATTGCTCCTTTCCCGGCAAGCGCGCGGTCAGGCTTGTTTCAGACACTCTGCTGGCCTTTCCCACTGTGCTGATCGGTCTGCTGGTCTATGCCTTCATCACCGCACGCGGCCCTCTTGGCGAGTACGGCCTGCTGTTTACCCTGCCGGGCATGGCCATCGGCCAGGCGGTGCTGGCCCTGCCCATTGTGGTTTCATGGACCGCGCAGGCGCTGGAAGACCTCGACCCCCGTTGCCGCGAGACCCTGCTTACGCTTGGCGCAAACGGCAGGCAGCTTGCCATGTATTCTCTGTGGGAGTGCCGGTATGCCGTGGGCATGGTGTGTGTCACGGCCTTTGGGCGCGTCATTACAGAGGTTGGCGTGGCCATGATGCTGGGGGGAAACATCCGCTATGCCACCCGCACCATGACAACGGCCATTGCGCTTGAAACAAGCAAGGGTGATTTTGCCCAGGGCATTGCCCTTGGCCTTGTGCTGCTGCTCATGGCTTTTGTGGTCAATCTGGCGTTGGCGTTTTTTCGGCGCAGGGGGCGGGCATGA
- a CDS encoding substrate-binding domain-containing protein: MFRFSRFLLTACAAGYMTCAAPVLAADTLMMATTTSTQDSGLLEYLEPVFKQETGIELKWVAVGTGKALEIAKNCDADVLLVHAPSAELEFVKAGHGVDRRQVMYNDFVIVGPVADPASVKGQTTAEALKRILDTKAGFVSRGDQSGTHKAEQKLWQQSNIVPDKDPKYFSAGQGMISTLNMAAEKQAYALTDRGTWITFADKMGDKNPLAIVVEGDTALFNQYSVITVNPAQCPKVNPALAKKFEDWWVASATQQKIAGYTLKGKQLFFPNANR, from the coding sequence ATGTTTCGTTTTTCCCGTTTTCTGCTTACGGCCTGCGCTGCAGGCTACATGACCTGTGCCGCGCCTGTTCTGGCCGCCGATACCCTTATGATGGCCACCACCACCAGTACGCAGGATTCCGGCCTGCTTGAATATCTCGAACCTGTCTTCAAGCAGGAAACCGGTATTGAGCTCAAATGGGTGGCAGTGGGAACTGGCAAGGCGCTTGAGATCGCAAAAAACTGCGATGCCGACGTGCTGCTGGTGCATGCCCCTTCGGCCGAGCTTGAATTTGTAAAGGCCGGGCATGGCGTGGACCGCCGCCAGGTCATGTACAATGACTTTGTGATCGTTGGCCCTGTGGCCGACCCCGCCAGCGTGAAAGGGCAGACCACTGCCGAAGCCCTCAAGCGCATTCTGGATACCAAGGCTGGCTTTGTGAGCCGTGGCGACCAGTCTGGCACGCACAAGGCCGAGCAGAAGCTGTGGCAGCAGAGCAACATTGTGCCCGACAAGGACCCCAAGTATTTTTCTGCCGGGCAGGGCATGATCTCTACGTTGAACATGGCTGCCGAGAAGCAGGCCTATGCCCTTACAGACCGTGGAACCTGGATCACCTTTGCCGACAAGATGGGCGACAAAAACCCGCTGGCCATCGTGGTTGAGGGCGACACGGCGCTGTTTAACCAGTACAGCGTCATTACGGTCAACCCCGCCCAGTGCCCCAAGGTGAACCCCGCTCTGGCCAAAAAGTTTGAAGACTGGTGGGTTGCCTCGGCTACCCAGCAAAAGATTGCCGGGTACACCCTCAAGGGCAAGCAGCTTTTCTTTCCCAATGCCAACAGGTAA
- a CDS encoding transporter, protein MRNHLTRQQLESLTLCWEQWEAEATTRTQKILRARLHLIFLLMRYGGLRLGEVLALEPQSSIDTVTGMLRVSGSNAREILLPVSAMRNIRRILGLPQAAEPDFMQFDQSFLRKKFYAVGSIMGLSSASVGPRAIRYSRGLELLELHVPMPLVLKFLGQQDADQLLAFLNFSDGEARRLLTSQAHGKDNAGAPCHGGEADDGTNLFWGIVTRIYAGMRKVYVEVTTFSDFRLAAACTPEEAALLEVHENQVLSVRVDPERIVLSPEKSSMSLANCIKGVVESLHSDMVETFVCVGLPDGTTLRATVDTCTLENTHLRDGKKVYAHFSSSAVRLVAD, encoded by the coding sequence ATGCGCAACCATTTGACACGACAACAACTTGAAAGCCTTACCCTGTGCTGGGAACAGTGGGAAGCCGAGGCAACGACACGCACGCAAAAAATTTTGCGGGCGCGTCTGCATCTGATTTTTTTGCTTATGCGCTACGGCGGATTGCGACTGGGTGAGGTGCTTGCGCTTGAGCCGCAATCATCCATTGATACGGTCACCGGCATGCTGCGAGTTTCTGGTTCCAACGCGCGCGAAATTCTGCTGCCAGTAAGCGCCATGCGCAACATCCGCCGTATTCTTGGTCTGCCGCAGGCGGCAGAACCTGATTTTATGCAGTTTGATCAGAGCTTTCTGCGAAAGAAATTTTATGCCGTGGGCAGCATAATGGGTTTGTCTTCAGCCTCTGTGGGCCCGCGCGCCATTCGCTATTCACGCGGGCTGGAGCTGCTGGAGCTGCATGTTCCCATGCCGCTGGTACTCAAATTTTTGGGTCAGCAGGATGCGGACCAGCTGCTTGCCTTTCTGAATTTTTCTGACGGTGAGGCGCGCAGGCTGCTCACCAGCCAGGCCCACGGCAAAGACAACGCCGGGGCTCCTTGTCATGGCGGCGAAGCCGACGACGGAACCAATCTTTTTTGGGGAATAGTTACCCGCATATATGCAGGCATGCGCAAGGTATATGTGGAGGTGACCACTTTTTCTGATTTCAGGCTTGCGGCTGCCTGCACCCCGGAAGAAGCCGCTTTGCTTGAAGTGCACGAAAACCAGGTGCTAAGCGTGCGGGTTGACCCCGAGCGAATAGTGCTGAGCCCGGAAAAGTCTTCCATGAGCCTTGCCAACTGTATCAAGGGCGTGGTGGAAAGCCTGCACTCTGACATGGTGGAAACCTTTGTCTGCGTGGGCCTGCCAGACGGCACAACCCTGCGGGCCACCGTGGACACCTGCACGCTTGAGAACACGCATCTGCGTGACGGTAAAAAGGTTTATGCCCATTTTTCTTCCAGCGCCGTTCGTCTGGTCGCCGACTAG